A single genomic interval of Spinacia oleracea cultivar Varoflay chromosome 6, BTI_SOV_V1, whole genome shotgun sequence harbors:
- the LOC130463266 gene encoding uncharacterized protein, producing MKDNPFRPREGVEDVLGPGVLYLSEIGVLTYLAINTRPAIAFSINLLVRRYSFDPTRRHWIGVKHLLHCIRGIGIFYPKNGVPTLVGYIDAGYLSDPVKEKSQTGSFSSYGNTTESGIKSTEEDPTIIYEDNAVCIAQIKEGYIEDDRTKHIDPKFFSTHDLEKEGKNDVK from the exons ATGAAAGACAACCCCTTCCGCCCTCGAGAGGGAGTTGAAGATGTACTTGGTCCTGGAGTACTATATTTAAGTGAAATAGGAGTTTTAACGTATCTAGCTATCAATACAAGACCAGCTATTGCATTttcaataaatttattggtaAGAAGATATAGCTTCGATCCTACAAGAAGGCATTGGATTGGAGTTAAACACCTACTTCATTGCATACGTGGGATAGGGATATTCTACCCCAAAAATGGGGTTCCTACTCTTGTTGGATATATTGATGCGGGTTACTTATCAGACCCAGTCAAAGAAAAATCTCAAACAGGTTCTTTCTCCAGTTATGGAAACACTACA GAAAGTGGTATAAAATCAACTGAAGAAGACCCAACAATCATCTATGAAGATAACGCTGTTTGTATTGCACAAATCAAAGAAGGTTATATCGAAGATGATAGGACGAAACACATTGATCCTAAATTCTTCTCCACTCATGACTTAGAGAAAGAAGGAAAGAACGATGTCAAGTAG
- the LOC110806147 gene encoding synaptotagmin-2 — MGFFNTILSVCGFGFGSCVGLVIGYYFFIFFQPTDVKDPEVRPLAELDAKTLLRVLPEIPLWVKNPDFDRVDWLNKFIQHMWPYLDKAICKTARDISKPIIAEQIPKYKIQSVEFETLSLGTLPPTFQGMKVYSTEEKELIMEPALKWAGNPNIHVTVKAFGLKASVQVVDLHVFAHPRITLKPLVPAFPCFANIYVSLMEKPHVDFGLKLLGADAMAIPGLYRFVQELIKDQVANMYLWPKTLVIPILDPGQARKKPVGVLHVKVVKAMNLKKKDILGASDPYVKMKLAEDKIPSKKTTVKYKNLNPEWNEEFSMSVRDPQTQVLDVSVYDWEKFGSHDKMGVNVVPLKDLTPEETKVLTLELLKSTDPDDARNEKSRGQLVLEVTYKPFKEDEIPDDPEDSGTVEKAPEGTPDGGGLLVITVHQAQDVEGKHHTNPYVRLLLKGEERKTKMIKKNRDPRWEEDFEFMLEEPPTDDRLHVEVYSASSRIGLLHPKETLGYVDINLADVVSNRRINQSYNLIDSKNGRIQIELQWRTS, encoded by the exons ATGGGGTTTTTTAATACAATTTTGAGTGTTTGTGGGTTCGGATTTGGATCTTGTGTTGGGCTTGTAATTGGCTACtacttcttcatcttctttcaGCCTACTGATGTCAAG GACCCCGAAGTTCGTCCGTTGGCTGAGTTAGATGCCAAGACCTTACTGAGGGTGCTTCCTGAGATACCACTTTGGGTGAAAAACCCGGACTTTGATCGG GTGGACTGGCTTAACAAGTTCATACAGCATATGTGGCCTTATCTAGATAAG GCAATTTGCAAGACTGCAAGGGATATATCTAAGCCCATTATTGCTGAGcaaattccaaagtacaaaattcagtCAGTTGAATTCGAAACGCTTAGCTTAGGCACTCTGCCTCCTACTTTCCAAG GAATGAAGGTATACAGTACTGAAGAGAAAGAATTGATTATGGAACCAGCATTGAAGTGGGCAGGGAACCCTAACATCCATGTGACAGTCAAAGCATTTGGATTGAAAGCCAGTGTTCAG GTGGTCGATTTGCATGTGTTTGCTCATCCACGTATAACATTGAAGCCTCTGGTGCCAGCTTTTCCTTGCTTTGCTAACATATATGTTTCTCTTATGGAGAAG CCTCACGTCGACTTTGGATTAAAGCTGTTAGGTGCAGATGCTATGGCGATTCCAGGCCTGTATAGATTTGTTCAG GAATTAATAAAAGATCAGGTAGCAAACATGTACTTGTGGCCTAAGACCCTTGTAATACCTATTTTGGATCCTGGGCA GGCTAGGAAGAAACCTGTTGGAGTTTTACATGTCAAGGTTGTGAAAGCAATGAATCTAAAAAAGAAGGATATTCTTGGAGCATCCGACCCATATGTGAAGATGAAACTTGCAGAAGACAAGATTCCTTCAAAGAAAACTACTGTCAAGTACAAGAATTTGAACCCCGAGTGGAATGAAGAATTCAGTATGTCCGTCAGAGATCCACAGACTCAAGTTTTAGATGTATCCGTCTATGACTGGGAAAAG TTTGGCAGCCATGATAAGATGGGCGTAAATGTTGTTCCACTTAAAGATCTTACACCAGAAGAAACGAAAGTCTTGACTTTGGAGCTCCTGAAAAGCACAGATCCTGATGATGCTCGAAATGAGAAGTCACGTGGTCAGCTTGTTCTAGAAGTTACTTACAAACCATTTAAGGAGGATGAGATACCTGATGACCCTGAAGATTCTGGAACAGTTGAGAAGGCTCCAGAAGGAACACCTGATGGTGGTGGTTTACTTGTGATCACTGTCCATCAAGCTCAAGATGTTGAAGGAAAGCACCACACAAATCCTTATGTTCGTCTACTATTAAAAGGTGAAGAAAGAAAGACTAAG ATGATAAAGAAAAATAGAGATCCGAGATGGGAAGAGGACTTTGAGTTTATGTTGGAGGAACCGCCAACTGATGATAGGCTTCATGTCGAAGTGTATAGTGCCTCGTCCAGAATAGGTTTACTTCATCCAAAG GAAACTCTGGGATATGTTGATATTAACCTTGCGGATGTGGTAAGTAATAGAAGAATCAATCAAAGTTACAATCTCATTGACTCGAAAAATGGCCGCATTCAGATTGAACTGCAGTGGAGAACATCTTAG